From the genome of Thermoflexus hugenholtzii, one region includes:
- a CDS encoding bifunctional riboflavin kinase/FAD synthetase, translating to MSREPVGKEPRMRFVQDLEEVEPFPSVVTVGAFDGVHLGHQALIAQVVAMARATGGRAVVVTFFPHPAVVLRGETPFYLTSPEEKRRYIARLGVDLLVQLPFTPETARIRAAAFVEQLVRIGMRALWAGPDFALGYRREGTLPVLEALGRQHGYTVHVAMEFHLGGRPVRSSRIREALRQGDVRAAAECLGRPFAVSGEVIAGAGRGQRLGFPTANLAIWPEHALPADGVYACWADLPEGIRRMAVVNIGVRPTFDQSQERIVEAHLLDWHGDLYGRRVTLHFIERLREERRFPSVADLVAQIHRDVERARALLEAMAPPVPIEAE from the coding sequence ATGAGCAGGGAACCGGTGGGAAAGGAGCCGCGGATGCGTTTCGTCCAGGATCTGGAGGAGGTGGAGCCGTTCCCTTCCGTGGTGACGGTGGGCGCCTTCGACGGCGTGCACCTGGGTCATCAGGCCCTCATCGCCCAGGTCGTGGCCATGGCCCGGGCGACAGGCGGGCGCGCCGTGGTGGTCACTTTCTTCCCGCACCCCGCCGTGGTCCTGCGCGGGGAGACGCCGTTCTACCTCACGTCCCCCGAGGAGAAGCGGCGCTACATCGCCCGCCTGGGGGTGGACCTGCTGGTCCAGCTCCCCTTCACGCCGGAGACGGCCCGCATCCGGGCCGCGGCGTTCGTGGAGCAGCTGGTCCGCATCGGCATGCGGGCCCTCTGGGCCGGCCCGGATTTCGCCCTGGGCTATCGGCGGGAGGGGACCCTGCCCGTCCTGGAGGCGCTGGGCCGCCAGCACGGCTACACGGTTCACGTCGCCATGGAGTTCCATCTGGGCGGTCGCCCGGTGCGCAGCAGCCGGATCCGTGAGGCGCTGCGGCAGGGGGACGTGCGCGCCGCTGCGGAGTGCCTGGGGCGTCCCTTCGCGGTCAGCGGAGAGGTCATCGCCGGGGCCGGCCGGGGGCAGCGCCTGGGCTTCCCCACCGCCAACCTCGCCATCTGGCCGGAGCACGCCCTCCCGGCGGACGGGGTGTATGCGTGCTGGGCGGATCTGCCGGAAGGGATCCGCCGCATGGCGGTGGTCAACATCGGGGTCCGGCCCACCTTCGATCAGAGCCAGGAGCGCATCGTCGAGGCCCATCTGCTGGACTGGCACGGCGATCTCTACGGCCGGCGGGTGACGCTGCACTTTATCGAACGCCTGCGGGAGGAGCGCCGGTTCCCGTCGGTCGCGGACCTGGTCGCGCAGATCCATCGGGACGTCGAGCGGGCCCGCGCGTTGCTGGAGGCGATGGCGCCGCCCGTTCCCATCGAGGCGGAGTAG
- a CDS encoding sugar phosphate nucleotidyltransferase translates to MKAVIPVAGFGTRLRPHTYSKPKPLINVAGKPFLGYILEKLAALNPEEYIFIVGYLGEQIQQYVDSTYRLPARYVEQKELLGQAHALWLARDYIDGPIVIIFADTLFEADLRDLDPKDADGIAFVKEVEDPRRFGVVELDARGYVTRFVEKPASLENRLAVIGMYYIRNGPLLVKACEELMARGIRTRGEYFLTDALNIFLEYGQRLRVREVNVWVDCGTPEAVLETNRYLLAHGHDNSREAQREGVVIIPPVFISPTAHVRHAVIGPYATIADGCFIENAIIRDSIVDSGARIVNAILEGSLIGRDAYVGGRFRRFNVGDSSSIDFT, encoded by the coding sequence ATGAAAGCGGTGATCCCGGTGGCCGGGTTCGGGACCCGGCTGCGGCCGCACACCTACAGCAAGCCGAAGCCCCTCATCAACGTGGCCGGCAAGCCCTTCCTGGGCTACATCCTGGAGAAGCTGGCCGCCCTCAACCCGGAGGAATACATCTTCATCGTGGGCTACCTGGGCGAGCAGATCCAGCAGTATGTGGACAGCACCTATCGCCTCCCCGCCCGCTACGTGGAGCAGAAGGAGCTCCTCGGCCAGGCCCACGCCCTCTGGCTGGCCCGGGACTACATCGACGGCCCCATCGTGATCATCTTCGCCGACACCCTCTTCGAGGCGGACCTTCGGGACCTGGATCCGAAAGATGCGGATGGGATCGCCTTCGTGAAGGAGGTGGAGGATCCCCGCCGCTTCGGGGTGGTGGAGCTCGACGCCCGGGGCTATGTCACCCGCTTCGTGGAGAAGCCGGCCAGCCTGGAGAACCGCCTGGCGGTGATCGGGATGTATTACATCCGCAACGGCCCCCTGCTGGTGAAAGCCTGCGAGGAGCTGATGGCCCGAGGGATCCGCACCCGGGGCGAGTATTTCCTGACGGACGCCCTGAACATCTTCCTGGAATACGGCCAGCGGCTGCGGGTGCGCGAGGTGAACGTCTGGGTGGATTGCGGGACGCCGGAGGCGGTGCTGGAGACCAACCGCTACCTGCTCGCCCACGGCCACGACAACTCCCGGGAGGCCCAGCGCGAGGGGGTGGTGATCATCCCACCCGTCTTCATCTCCCCCACCGCCCACGTCCGCCACGCGGTCATCGGCCCCTACGCCACCATCGCGGACGGCTGCTTCATCGAGAACGCCATCATCCGCGACTCCATCGTCGACAGCGGGGCGCGCATCGTGAACGCCATCCTGGAAGGATCCCTCATCGGCCGCGACGCCTACGTGGGCGGACGGTTCCGCCGCTTCAACGTGGGGGACTCCTCCAGCATCGATTTCACGTAG
- a CDS encoding ABC transporter permease subunit: MRRFFGAFIPIRVALSGADLVILLLLGALLVLGMALAVQAPAAISGPAVKLAPELLPYYALRSLLRMAMAYILSLLFSLTVGYLAATRRWASAVILPILDVLQSVPILSFLPVVALSLTAILPEGVAVELASIVLIFTSQVWNMTFSFYQSLITIPGDLREAARIFRLNPWLRFRHLELPHAAIPLIWNSMMSWAGGWFFLMAAETFTVGARDFRLLGLGTYLQMAAEQGDLQALGWGLLALIAVIVGMDQLIWRPLLAWADKFRVEMVESDEAPSSWLYDLWQRAALSEWFLQRVWEPLVERVDAALGRLSEQLAVRPALNPIPPWLVGLPFAALALLGLGYGVVQAYHLLSALPASALPLLGLATLASMARVLSAQIIALAWTVPVGVWIGMNRSLAARLQPIVQVVASIPATALFPVILLFVLRLPLGIEIAAVLLMLMGTQWYLLFNVIAGASAIPRDLIFTTEILGLRGLERWRVLILPAIFPYLITGLITASGGAWNATIVAEYVEFAGRAHATLGLGALIAQATGQGDYPMLFAATLTMILTVAAINRLVWRRLYAMAAERFRME; encoded by the coding sequence ATGCGGCGTTTCTTCGGTGCCTTCATCCCGATCCGTGTGGCCCTGAGCGGCGCGGATCTGGTCATCCTGCTGCTGCTGGGGGCGCTTCTGGTGCTGGGGATGGCCCTGGCGGTTCAGGCCCCGGCCGCGATCTCCGGGCCAGCGGTGAAGCTGGCCCCGGAGCTCCTGCCGTATTACGCCCTGCGCTCCCTCCTGCGCATGGCAATGGCCTATATCCTCTCCCTCCTGTTCTCCCTGACGGTGGGCTACCTCGCGGCGACCCGGCGCTGGGCCAGCGCGGTCATCCTCCCCATCCTGGACGTCCTCCAGTCGGTGCCGATCCTCTCCTTCCTTCCTGTGGTCGCCCTCTCCCTGACGGCCATCCTCCCCGAGGGCGTGGCGGTGGAGCTGGCCTCCATCGTCCTCATCTTCACCAGCCAGGTCTGGAACATGACCTTCAGCTTCTACCAGTCGTTGATCACCATCCCGGGGGATCTTCGAGAGGCGGCTCGCATCTTCCGGCTGAACCCCTGGCTCCGCTTCCGACATCTGGAGCTGCCTCACGCCGCCATCCCTTTGATCTGGAACAGCATGATGAGCTGGGCCGGGGGCTGGTTCTTCCTGATGGCGGCGGAGACCTTCACGGTCGGCGCCCGGGACTTCCGGCTGCTCGGTCTGGGGACCTACCTGCAGATGGCGGCGGAACAGGGAGATCTGCAGGCCCTGGGGTGGGGGTTGCTCGCCCTGATCGCGGTGATCGTGGGGATGGATCAGCTGATCTGGCGCCCCCTGCTGGCCTGGGCGGACAAGTTCCGCGTGGAGATGGTGGAAAGCGACGAGGCGCCCTCCTCCTGGCTTTATGACCTGTGGCAGCGCGCCGCGCTGTCTGAGTGGTTCCTGCAACGGGTCTGGGAGCCCCTGGTGGAGCGCGTGGATGCGGCGCTGGGCCGCCTGAGCGAGCAGCTGGCCGTCCGGCCGGCGCTGAACCCCATCCCGCCCTGGCTGGTGGGGTTGCCCTTCGCAGCCCTGGCCCTCCTCGGCCTGGGCTATGGCGTCGTGCAGGCCTATCACCTGCTCAGCGCGCTGCCCGCCTCGGCCCTGCCCCTCCTCGGCCTGGCCACCCTGGCCTCCATGGCCCGCGTCCTGTCTGCCCAGATCATCGCCCTGGCCTGGACGGTGCCGGTGGGGGTGTGGATCGGCATGAACCGCTCGCTGGCGGCACGGCTGCAACCCATCGTCCAGGTCGTGGCCTCCATCCCGGCCACCGCCCTCTTCCCGGTGATCCTGCTCTTCGTGCTCCGGCTCCCGCTGGGGATCGAGATCGCCGCCGTGCTGCTGATGTTGATGGGCACGCAGTGGTATCTGCTGTTCAACGTCATCGCCGGGGCCTCCGCCATCCCCCGGGATCTGATCTTCACCACGGAGATCCTGGGGCTCCGGGGCCTGGAGCGCTGGCGGGTGCTGATCCTGCCGGCGATCTTCCCCTACCTGATCACCGGTCTGATCACCGCCAGCGGCGGGGCGTGGAACGCCACCATCGTGGCGGAGTATGTGGAGTTCGCCGGCCGGGCCCACGCCACCCTGGGCCTGGGGGCCCTCATCGCTCAGGCCACCGGCCAGGGGGATTACCCCATGCTGTTCGCCGCCACCCTCACGATGATCCTCACCGTCGCGGCCATCAACCGCCTGGTCTGGCGCCGCCTCTACGCCATGGCCGCCGAACGGTTCCGCATGGAATGA
- the scpB gene encoding SMC-Scp complex subunit ScpB: MIQPNGELSLEARVEALLFVAEEPPSVAQLARALEATPEAVEEALRGLAERLKDRGLRLQRKGDRVQLVTAPEAAEDVRRFLGLTAGPRLSPAALETLAIIAYRQPITRAEIEAIRGVNCDGVLRTLLARGLIEEVGRSEGPGRPILYGTTFLFLQHFGLRSLEDLPPLDGAKEGASAT, translated from the coding sequence CTGATCCAGCCCAACGGGGAGCTCTCCCTGGAGGCGCGGGTGGAGGCGTTGCTGTTTGTCGCGGAGGAGCCTCCTTCCGTCGCTCAGCTGGCCCGGGCTCTGGAGGCCACCCCGGAAGCGGTGGAGGAGGCGCTGCGGGGGCTGGCGGAGCGCCTGAAGGATCGGGGGCTCCGGCTGCAGCGGAAGGGGGATCGGGTGCAGCTGGTGACCGCGCCGGAGGCGGCGGAGGACGTGCGCCGCTTCCTGGGCCTGACCGCAGGCCCGCGGCTTTCCCCCGCCGCCCTGGAGACGCTGGCCATCATCGCTTACCGCCAGCCCATCACCCGCGCGGAGATCGAGGCCATCCGCGGGGTGAACTGCGATGGGGTGCTGCGCACCCTCCTCGCCCGCGGGCTGATCGAGGAGGTCGGGCGGTCGGAAGGGCCGGGCCGCCCCATCCTTTACGGGACCACCTTCCTCTTCCTCCAGCATTTCGGGCTGCGTTCCCTGGAGGACCTCCCGCCCCTGGATGGGGCGAAGGAGGGCGCCTCCGCTACGTGA
- a CDS encoding aminotransferase class I/II-fold pyridoxal phosphate-dependent enzyme has protein sequence MTRWAHQFGAINLAQGFPDFPAPEALKEAAARAILEDHNQYAITWGSPRLRAAIAEKYRRFYGMELDPERHITVCCGATECMIATLLALLNPGDEVIIFEPFYENYGPDTWISGAKPVYVPLHPPDWTFDPDALRRAFSPRTRAIILNTPHNPTGHVFSEEELRFIAELCQRYDAYAITDEIYEHILYDGHRHIPIATLPGMWERTVTISGMSKSYAVTGWRIGWCIAPEDLTGAIRKVHDFLTVGAPAPLQEASAVALRFPPAYYEALRADYDRRRRLLVDALEELGFEVWRPQGAYYVMTDFRAFGFEDDTAFAMHLVREIGVAVVPGSSFYAHPERGRSQVRFAFCKREETLREAVTRLSRLRARRAASGAA, from the coding sequence ATGACCCGGTGGGCGCATCAGTTCGGAGCCATCAACCTGGCTCAGGGGTTCCCGGATTTCCCGGCCCCGGAGGCTCTGAAGGAGGCGGCCGCCCGGGCCATCCTCGAGGACCACAACCAGTATGCCATCACGTGGGGGAGCCCCCGCCTGCGGGCCGCCATCGCCGAAAAGTATCGCCGCTTTTACGGCATGGAGCTGGACCCGGAGCGGCATATCACCGTGTGCTGTGGGGCCACGGAGTGCATGATCGCCACCCTGCTCGCCCTGCTCAACCCGGGCGACGAGGTGATCATCTTCGAGCCCTTCTACGAGAACTACGGACCGGACACCTGGATCAGCGGGGCGAAGCCGGTCTACGTCCCCCTGCATCCGCCCGACTGGACCTTCGACCCGGACGCGTTGCGGCGGGCCTTCTCCCCCCGCACCCGGGCCATCATCCTCAACACGCCGCACAACCCCACCGGCCACGTGTTCTCAGAGGAGGAGTTGCGCTTCATCGCCGAGCTGTGCCAGCGCTACGATGCCTACGCCATCACGGATGAGATCTACGAGCACATCCTCTACGATGGCCACCGCCACATCCCCATCGCCACCCTGCCCGGGATGTGGGAGCGCACGGTCACCATCAGCGGGATGTCGAAGTCCTACGCGGTGACCGGATGGCGCATCGGCTGGTGCATCGCCCCGGAGGACCTCACCGGCGCGATCCGCAAGGTCCACGACTTCCTCACGGTGGGCGCGCCGGCCCCCCTCCAGGAGGCGAGCGCGGTGGCCCTGCGGTTCCCGCCCGCCTATTACGAGGCGCTGCGGGCGGATTACGACCGCCGGCGGCGGCTGCTGGTGGACGCCCTGGAGGAGCTGGGGTTCGAGGTCTGGCGGCCTCAAGGAGCTTATTACGTGATGACGGACTTCCGGGCCTTCGGCTTCGAGGACGACACCGCCTTCGCCATGCACCTGGTCCGGGAGATCGGCGTGGCCGTGGTCCCCGGCTCCAGCTTCTACGCCCACCCGGAGCGAGGGCGCAGCCAGGTCCGCTTCGCCTTCTGCAAGCGGGAGGAGACCCTGCGGGAGGCGGTGACGCGTCTCAGCCGGTTGCGGGCGCGCCGGGCGGCGTCGGGGGCTGCCTGA
- a CDS encoding methylated-DNA--[protein]-cysteine S-methyltransferase, translated as MHWSMVEGTPLGTLWVVAGARGVRRVIFGEDAASEWAALQAAHPELIRWDEGLAAQAIAQILEYLRGKRKTFTVPLDPEGTAFQQAVWRETLRIPYGQTISYAELARRIGRPGATRAVGQALGANPLPILIPCHRVVASDGSLGGYTGGLSLKRWLLLLEGSAGALPAQKR; from the coding sequence ATGCACTGGTCGATGGTGGAGGGGACGCCGCTGGGGACGCTGTGGGTGGTGGCGGGGGCGCGGGGCGTGCGGCGGGTGATCTTCGGGGAGGACGCCGCTTCAGAGTGGGCGGCCCTTCAGGCGGCCCACCCCGAGCTGATCCGATGGGACGAAGGCTTGGCCGCCCAGGCCATCGCCCAGATCCTGGAGTATTTGCGGGGGAAACGGAAAACGTTCACCGTCCCCCTGGATCCGGAGGGCACGGCCTTTCAGCAAGCAGTCTGGCGGGAGACGCTGCGCATCCCGTATGGGCAGACGATCTCGTATGCGGAGCTGGCGCGGCGCATCGGGCGGCCGGGGGCGACCCGGGCCGTGGGCCAGGCCCTCGGGGCGAACCCCCTCCCGATCCTCATCCCCTGCCACCGGGTGGTCGCCTCGGACGGGAGCCTGGGGGGCTACACCGGGGGGCTCTCCCTCAAGCGATGGCTCCTCCTGCTGGAGGGGAGTGCAGGAGCCCTCCCCGCGCAGAAGCGCTGA
- the era gene encoding GTPase Era, with protein sequence MSAVNVHPSQEPEPSIPGIPEYEEVPPGHKAGFVAIIGKPNVGKSTLLNAYLGTKIAIVSPKPQTTRHRILGVLTRPDAQVIFMDTPGIHQPFHKLGEYMVEVARRAIPDADVVVFLVDASQWPDEEDRMIAELLKEQAADKPVILALNKIDLLKSDREAHLAAYRALAPTPPDAEPPFPWEEVQISAIRGDNLDQLLERIIAHLPEGPRYYDPEMLTDQPMQMIVAELIREKALLLLREEVPHGIAVEITDWVDRNPNLTYIAATIYVEKETHKPIVIGENGQMLKRIGAAARQEIEALLGHAVYLELWVKVRKNWRRDPEQLRRLGYALPRERKGRR encoded by the coding sequence GTGAGCGCTGTGAACGTCCATCCATCCCAGGAGCCCGAGCCCTCGATCCCGGGGATCCCGGAATACGAGGAGGTCCCCCCGGGCCATAAGGCCGGCTTCGTGGCCATCATCGGCAAGCCCAACGTGGGCAAGTCCACCCTGCTCAACGCCTACCTGGGGACCAAGATCGCCATCGTTTCCCCGAAGCCCCAGACCACCCGCCATCGCATCCTGGGCGTGCTGACCCGGCCCGACGCCCAGGTGATCTTCATGGACACCCCGGGGATCCATCAGCCCTTCCACAAGCTGGGGGAGTATATGGTGGAGGTGGCCCGCCGGGCCATCCCGGACGCCGATGTGGTGGTCTTCCTGGTGGACGCCTCCCAGTGGCCGGATGAGGAGGATCGCATGATCGCCGAGCTGCTGAAGGAGCAGGCGGCGGATAAGCCTGTGATCCTCGCCCTGAACAAGATCGATCTTCTGAAATCCGACCGGGAGGCCCACTTGGCTGCCTACCGGGCCCTGGCCCCTACCCCGCCGGACGCCGAACCCCCTTTCCCCTGGGAGGAAGTCCAGATCTCCGCCATCCGAGGGGATAACCTGGATCAGCTGCTGGAACGGATCATCGCCCATCTCCCGGAGGGGCCCCGCTATTACGACCCGGAGATGCTGACGGACCAGCCGATGCAGATGATCGTGGCGGAGCTCATCCGGGAGAAAGCCCTGCTCCTGCTGCGGGAGGAAGTCCCCCACGGGATCGCGGTGGAGATCACCGATTGGGTGGATCGCAACCCGAACCTCACCTACATCGCCGCCACGATCTATGTGGAGAAAGAGACCCACAAGCCCATCGTCATCGGCGAGAACGGGCAGATGCTCAAGCGCATCGGGGCGGCGGCCCGTCAGGAGATCGAGGCCCTCCTGGGCCACGCCGTTTACCTCGAGCTCTGGGTGAAGGTCCGCAAGAACTGGCGGCGGGATCCGGAGCAGCTGCGCCGCCTGGGCTACGCCCTCCCCCGGGAGCGCAAAGGACGCCGTTGA
- the glmU gene encoding bifunctional UDP-N-acetylglucosamine diphosphorylase/glucosamine-1-phosphate N-acetyltransferase GlmU has protein sequence MTWTGVILAAGFSTRFRSERPKVIHPLAGRPMIRHSIEALRAAGSPHPPVVVIGPAADLVREAAGPGVRFVLQPVPRGTGDAVRWAEPLLREEASDLLITYADLPLVRPETYRHLMEAHRAQGATLTLLTARLPDPTGYGRVVRDEAGRVVRVVEQAEASPEEQHLSEINVGVYAVRAAWLWPALARLQPSPVKGELYLTDLVALATADGEPVEAVLLEDPEEALGVNTRVQLAEAERILRRRINTRWMLEGVTLIDPERVYIGMDAVIGPDTVIYPDTYIEGETRIGRRCRIGPNTILRDAVIGDDCVVEASVVEGAVLADRVHVGPFAHLRPGTRLAEEVRVGNFAEIKNSVVGPRTRMHHFGYLGDATVGADVNIGAGTVTCNYDGVRKHPTVIEDGAFIGSDTMLVAPVRVGRGAKTGAGSVVTRDVPPETLVYGVPARPRPASGSE, from the coding sequence ATGACGTGGACGGGAGTGATCCTGGCGGCGGGGTTCAGCACCCGCTTCCGCTCCGAGCGGCCGAAGGTGATCCATCCCCTGGCCGGCCGCCCGATGATCCGGCACAGCATCGAGGCCCTGCGGGCGGCCGGATCGCCCCATCCTCCCGTGGTGGTCATCGGACCGGCTGCGGACCTGGTCCGGGAGGCGGCCGGCCCGGGGGTGCGCTTCGTCCTGCAGCCGGTCCCCCGGGGCACCGGCGACGCCGTCCGGTGGGCCGAGCCGCTCCTGCGGGAGGAGGCCTCCGACCTCCTGATCACCTATGCGGATCTCCCGCTGGTGCGTCCCGAAACCTACCGGCACCTGATGGAGGCTCACCGGGCGCAGGGAGCCACGCTCACCCTCCTCACCGCCCGACTCCCGGATCCCACCGGCTACGGCCGGGTGGTCCGGGATGAAGCCGGGCGGGTGGTGCGGGTGGTGGAGCAGGCCGAGGCGAGCCCGGAGGAGCAACACCTCTCGGAGATCAACGTGGGGGTCTACGCGGTGCGGGCGGCCTGGCTCTGGCCCGCCCTGGCCCGGCTGCAGCCCAGCCCGGTGAAGGGCGAGCTCTACCTCACGGATCTCGTCGCCCTGGCCACGGCGGACGGCGAGCCGGTGGAGGCGGTGCTCCTGGAGGATCCGGAGGAAGCCTTAGGGGTCAACACCCGGGTTCAGCTCGCTGAGGCCGAGCGGATCCTGCGCCGGCGGATCAACACCCGCTGGATGCTGGAGGGGGTCACCCTGATCGACCCCGAGCGTGTCTACATCGGGATGGACGCGGTCATCGGCCCGGACACGGTGATCTACCCCGACACCTACATCGAGGGGGAGACGCGGATCGGCCGCCGCTGTCGCATCGGGCCCAATACCATCCTGCGGGACGCGGTGATCGGGGATGATTGCGTGGTGGAGGCGTCGGTCGTGGAGGGCGCCGTGCTGGCGGATCGCGTCCACGTGGGGCCCTTCGCCCATCTCCGCCCGGGGACGCGGCTGGCGGAGGAGGTGCGGGTGGGGAACTTCGCCGAGATCAAGAACAGCGTCGTCGGCCCGCGGACCCGGATGCACCATTTCGGCTACCTGGGGGACGCCACGGTGGGCGCCGATGTGAACATCGGGGCGGGGACGGTGACCTGCAACTACGACGGGGTGCGCAAGCATCCCACAGTGATCGAGGACGGGGCCTTCATCGGCAGCGACACGATGCTGGTGGCCCCGGTGCGGGTGGGACGCGGAGCCAAAACCGGCGCCGGGTCTGTGGTGACCCGCGACGTCCCGCCGGAGACGCTGGTCTACGGGGTGCCGGCGCGCCCTCGCCCGGCCTCGGGATCCGAGTGA
- the truB gene encoding tRNA pseudouridine(55) synthase TruB — MKGPAGLLVLDKPQGWTSHDVVERVRRLTRVRRVGHAGTLDPLATGVLVMLIGPATRLAEFLLRHDKRYRATLRLGIATDTGDAEGRVLFERPVAISREAFEEVLQAFIGEIDQIPPAFSAIRMGGERLYEKARRGEPVSPPPRRVRIDALRLVEWNPPWAVLEVDCSAGTYIRALARDIGERLGCGAHLTALRRLASGPFTLADAVPWEAFEAAARAGSWTAYLRPVGEALPDWPPVTPGEALLVRLRHGQALPAAALPHPGPRLRVHGPDGELIALLERRGDRWQPVRVFPEDP; from the coding sequence ATGAAAGGGCCCGCAGGCCTGCTGGTGCTGGACAAACCCCAGGGCTGGACCTCCCACGACGTTGTGGAGCGGGTCCGGCGGTTGACCCGCGTCCGGCGTGTGGGCCACGCCGGGACCCTGGATCCCCTGGCGACCGGGGTGCTGGTGATGCTGATCGGGCCGGCCACCCGGCTGGCGGAGTTCCTGCTCCGGCACGACAAGCGTTACCGGGCCACCCTCCGCCTGGGGATCGCCACCGACACGGGAGACGCGGAAGGACGGGTCCTGTTCGAGCGGCCGGTGGCGATCTCGCGGGAGGCCTTCGAGGAGGTCCTGCAGGCTTTCATCGGGGAGATCGATCAGATCCCCCCCGCCTTCTCCGCCATCCGGATGGGCGGGGAGCGGCTGTATGAGAAGGCCCGCCGGGGCGAGCCGGTGTCTCCCCCGCCGCGCCGGGTGCGCATCGACGCCCTGCGGCTGGTGGAGTGGAACCCTCCATGGGCGGTCCTGGAGGTGGACTGCTCCGCGGGCACGTATATCCGCGCCCTGGCCCGGGACATCGGGGAGCGCCTGGGATGCGGAGCCCATCTGACGGCGCTGCGGCGCCTGGCCAGCGGGCCCTTCACCCTGGCCGACGCGGTCCCCTGGGAGGCCTTCGAGGCCGCCGCCCGGGCGGGATCCTGGACGGCTTACCTGCGCCCGGTGGGGGAGGCATTGCCGGACTGGCCCCCGGTGACCCCGGGCGAGGCGCTCCTCGTCCGGCTGCGCCACGGCCAGGCCCTCCCGGCGGCCGCGCTCCCCCATCCCGGCCCCCGCCTCCGGGTCCACGGGCCGGACGGGGAGCTGATCGCCCTGCTGGAGCGGCGGGGGGACCGCTGGCAGCCCGTGCGGGTGTTTCCGGAGGATCCATGA
- a CDS encoding two-component system response regulator — translation MRLLIVEQNPDMRLLYRIGLRNVPWEILEAGTMADALEQVTARHPDIVLIGEELPDGDPFELCARIKSNPETRDIVVAIAVYYMDGLIRRRSQEVEADACWLGPIPPRELPKRLEELYHQVRQAVAGGNNGSSNRPPQG, via the coding sequence ATGAGACTCCTGATTGTGGAACAAAACCCGGATATGCGGCTGCTCTACCGCATCGGCCTGCGCAACGTGCCGTGGGAGATCCTGGAGGCGGGCACGATGGCGGATGCCCTGGAGCAGGTGACGGCGCGCCATCCGGACATCGTGCTGATCGGCGAGGAGCTGCCGGATGGCGATCCCTTCGAGCTCTGCGCCCGGATCAAGTCGAACCCGGAGACCCGGGACATCGTGGTGGCCATCGCGGTTTACTACATGGACGGCCTGATCCGGCGGCGGAGCCAGGAGGTGGAGGCCGATGCCTGCTGGCTGGGCCCGATCCCGCCCCGGGAGCTGCCCAAGCGGCTGGAGGAGCTCTATCACCAGGTCCGGCAGGCCGTCGCGGGTGGGAACAACGGGTCCTCGAATCGCCCGCCGCAAGGATAA
- a CDS encoding LysM peptidoglycan-binding domain-containing protein has protein sequence MRRTAGWLLAAWIGLALMGLTVAGLAGSGPRALAQAAVTATPRPDGSIVHTVQEGDTLFGLALLYGTTVDEIRALNGLDSDLLIVGQELLIRPPQAAPAAPSPTPAPVARQPGALCTGAFEDRNGNDQKEEGEPWIAGVRIALVNGRGFQQTLISQAGQPACARDLEPGYYLLALDDPAGYQASGSPRREVWLPWNAEVTLLFGLRPAAASPAPTPSPAPAAASASGLDLTRLGEALLLAAGFLALLLAGGAIGYWVGQRRARPR, from the coding sequence ATGCGTCGAACCGCTGGCTGGCTGCTCGCGGCATGGATCGGGCTCGCCCTGATGGGCCTCACAGTGGCCGGTCTGGCCGGCTCCGGACCCCGGGCCCTGGCCCAGGCGGCGGTCACCGCCACCCCGCGCCCCGATGGCTCGATCGTCCACACCGTGCAGGAGGGAGACACCCTCTTCGGCCTCGCCCTGCTCTACGGCACCACCGTAGACGAGATCCGGGCCCTGAACGGGCTGGACTCGGACCTGCTGATCGTCGGCCAGGAGCTCCTGATCCGGCCGCCGCAGGCTGCCCCGGCCGCTCCTTCGCCGACGCCCGCGCCGGTGGCGCGCCAGCCGGGGGCGCTGTGCACCGGGGCCTTCGAGGATCGGAACGGGAACGACCAGAAGGAAGAGGGGGAGCCCTGGATCGCGGGGGTGCGCATCGCCCTGGTGAACGGGCGCGGCTTTCAGCAGACTCTGATCTCCCAGGCCGGCCAGCCGGCCTGCGCCCGGGATCTGGAGCCGGGTTACTATCTCCTCGCCCTGGACGATCCGGCCGGCTACCAGGCCTCCGGCTCCCCGCGACGGGAGGTCTGGTTGCCATGGAACGCGGAAGTGACCCTGCTCTTCGGGCTCCGCCCGGCTGCCGCGTCCCCGGCCCCCACCCCTTCGCCGGCCCCTGCCGCGGCGAGCGCCTCCGGCCTCGATCTCACCCGCCTGGGGGAGGCGCTGCTGCTCGCCGCCGGGTTCCTCGCGCTGCTGCTGGCCGGGGGCGCGATCGGCTACTGGGTCGGCCAGCGGCGCGCCCGGCCGCGGTGA